A single window of Colletes latitarsis isolate SP2378_abdomen chromosome 6, iyColLati1, whole genome shotgun sequence DNA harbors:
- the LOC143342545 gene encoding putative E3 ubiquitin-protein ligase UBR7, with protein MSEKIQDTIEEENSVTMLDVLREEKQLEEDAYAVLGASDDKNCTYSKGYTRQALYACKTCCPRSIRAAVCLACSFHCHEGHELVELYTKRHFRCDCGNSKFGEKKCNLETTKDSVNLENQYNHNFDGLYCICERPYPDPEDNVNDEMLQCIICEDWYHSMHLECEQGMPLDGAYDEMICAGCMIKHEFLWNYAGKYAVFSKTQVPSSGKEVECIEVENQPKGCTMPENNTVKMFSKGSCFWSEGWRAALCTCKSCNTLYQEKNITFLLDPTDSVHAYEEAGKINSQESRYEKGMKALASLGRVEQLTAIEEYNNMKERLKQYLQKFAENKKVVREEDIKEFFSEMESKKRPKVVIPTYCR; from the exons ATGTCTGAAAAAATCCAAGATACGATCGAAGAGGAGAACTCGGTTACGATGTTGGACGTGCTACGAGAAGAGAAGCAGTTGGAGGAAGatgcttatgcagttttaggcgCATCCGATGACAAGAATTGCACCTATAGCAAG GGATATACACGGCAAGCCCTTTACGCGTGCAAAACCTGTTGTCCACGATCGATAAGAGCCGCTGTTTGTTTGGCCTGTAGTTTTCATTGTCACGAAGGTCACGAGCTCGTCGAACTCTATACTAAAAGACATTTCAGATGCGATTGCGGCAACTCTAAATTTGGAGAAAAAAAGTGTAATCTGGAGACG ACAAAAGATTCTGTAAACTTGGAAAATCAGTATAATCATAACTTTGATGGACTTTATTGCATTTGCGAGCGACCTTATCCGGATCCGGAGGACAACGTAAACGACGAAATGTTGCAATGCATAATTTGCGAGGACTGGTATCATTCCATG CATCTTGAATGCGAACAAGGCATGCCGTTGGATGGAGCTTACGACGAGATGATTTGCGCAGGATGTATGATAAAGCACGAGTTCCTTTGGAATTACGCAGGCAAATACGCGG TGTTTTCTAAGACACAAGTTCCATCCAGTGGGAAGGAAGTCGAATGTATCGAGGTTGAAAATCAGCCTAAAGGATGTACAATGCCAGAAAACAATACCGTAAAGATGTTTTCGAAAGGTAGTTGTTTTTGGTCCGAAGGCTGGAGAGCTGCTCTGTGTACATGCAAGAGCTGCAATACG CTTTATCAAGAGAAAAATATTACGTTTCTTCTTGATCCAACGGATAGTGTACACGCTTACGAGGAAGCGGGCAAAATCAACAGTCAAGAATCACGGTACGAGAAAGGTATGAAGGCTCTTGCTTCTCTGGGTCGTGTCGAACAGCTGACAGCCATCGAAG AGTACAACAATATGAAAGAGCGATTGAAACAATACTTGCAGAAATTTGCTGAAAATAAGAAGGTCGTTCGAGAGGAAGATATAAAGGAATTCTTTTCAGAAATGGAGTCGAAAAAACGACCAAAAGTCGTAATACCCACGTACTGTCGTTGA
- the Tan gene encoding C45 family peptidase tan: protein MATLEYPSVNISEPKYIGRRNAIPVIYTRGTHYDIGFDIGRTFSGLIQEYVNVYRPLNETYIPLYETAAGKKIYEETLRCVEQQFPGYLREIQGTSDGANVPFHKLFLMHLDDIVPNVANGGAQGNELPVGCSTIICNQPGHQVLGHNEDALSETLNYWYLVSAHVLEPGCKEEKFTSLSYAGFLPGYTMGYNYHGLVYTINTLSAASLRSGKTPRYFITRALLAADNYVQAQQILRNDGIGAAEGFSVNMTFLTQEGDRMFHNAEIGPCEIDANQSQLSILTVSPGENTFHCNKYLRLKVPEVDGLIIDSSVKRMEAICKHPPAKSRQDVVNILSDQTDDEYRVYQEIKKDDRVKTIATGIFDCIEKTWSIYTDKPNSTEPILVIPLQLHGHETTDSPM from the exons ATGGCTACGCTGGAATATCCTTCCGTGAACATATCCGAGCCAAAGTATATTGGGAGAAGGAACGCGATTCCTGTCATTTATACTAGAGGAACACATTACGACATTGGCTTCGATATC GGGCGCACATTCTCCGGATTGATTCAAGAGTATGTAAACGTCTATCGACCCCTGAACGAAACTTACATACCGCTTTACGAGACCGCAGCTGGTAAAAAGATTTACGAGGAAACTCTTCGCTGCGTGGAACAACAATTTCCCGGATATCTTAGGGAAATCCAAGGAACGTCGGATGGAGCCAACGTTCCCTTTCACAAG CTATTTTTGATGCATCTGGATGACATCGTGCCAAACGTAGCAAACGGAGGGGCCCAGGGGAACGAGTTACCGGTCGGTTGTTCAACCATTATATGCAACCAGCCAGGACAC CAAGTCTTGGGGCATAACGAAGACGCGCTTAGCGAAACTTTAAATTATTGGTACCTGGTTTCTGCGCACGTACTCGAACCAGGCTGTAAGGAAGAAAAATTCACGTCTTTGAGTTATGCCGGCTTCTTGCCCGGATACACGATGGGTTACAATTATCATGGCCTCGTTTATACCATCAATACTCTTAGCGCCGCGAGTCTAAGATCCggcaaaacgc CTAGGTACTTTATAACTCGAGCGCTATTGGCCGCTGACAATTACGTGCAAGCTCAACAAATTTTGAGAAACGATGGTATCGGTGCAGCCGAAGGATTCTCGGTAAACATGACCTTTTTAACGCAAGAAGGCGACAGAATGTTTCACAACGCCGAAATCGGTCCCTGCGAGATCGACGCCAACCAATCACAATTGAGCATTTTGACCGTCAGTCCTGGAGAAAATACTTTTCACTGCAACAA ATATCTTCGCCTAAAAGTACCAGAGGTTGATGGTCTTATTATAGACAGCAGCGTAAAGAGAATGGAAGCGATATGTAAGCATCCACCGGCAAAATCTCGCCAAGATGTTGTAAACATTCTAAGCGATCAGACGGACGACGAATACAGAGTTTAtcaagaaattaaaaaagacGACCGTGTGAAAACCATCGCTACCG GAATCTTCGACTGTATCGAGAAAACTTGGTCCATTTATACGGATAAACCAAATTCGACGGAGCCGATATTAGTAATACCTTTGCAGCTGCATGGCCACGAGACAACCGATTCTCCTATGTAA
- the LOC143342539 gene encoding uncharacterized protein LOC143342539, which yields MEEVTKCKYIDCLDAREKEHILHELPVCDISLCVRWLINSGHVDLIGKDLDALRSMKFFVCNSHFTEDCYLSKGTLKENAVPSPHWSNISRMLKTAKARRKVQLNGQENCTEEASMYPVLEKNCPFEFEVDQWCRTCATKKQNLVSMTTKGKGTEMSLLSKLKLLIEIDDEDALPTKMCDECVDKLEQSFKFFQQIYIADNTLRHVFPNTRLNSMPRKPLHTLGEHMRKEQTEKIKEKKEASEQQDCVPRVTRGGFFRRGRGRPRTRGYAGRARSRHRQSQITLPISNHSRENNTVENSLYDYSVKEPVREKNKYRNEDIPVLEEQRQGGTVFSLLTDTCHSDEELDWSDVIKLMNRQEYKDSKENDKFIRVEEKLERKVETDTAKAETTATTKTTTKTERETEVETKRNIKKKSIVKIERTVRNYGNTTKEYKARCIRCKFCNEAFQFRRQLEIHLVSKHSQLSGYTCTDCLACYENESLLSKHRAMRHGQRRYRCEHCQEEFIEKRVLREHVNECQSHDTSYYFCELCSVTFVSKQILVEHMKSHPESSIASLESDLGDSKTIDNSSILSSKVVQVKQERECCSVTVAPSNVVATLESNPRGENSTSLNSTFETNTRQQEQKDEKFENCPDCNEKVDKTVEPSIHRIRCNSAKRKDTTCLLCDKCFSSVDEYERHVLDHCKRLRVSP from the exons ATGGAGGAAGTAACAAAATGTAAATACATCGATTGTCTCGATGCGAGAGAAAAGGAGCATATACTCCACGAACTTCCCGTTTGTGATATCAGTCTCTGTGTGAGATGGTTGATTAACAGTGGTCACGTAGATCTAATTGGAAAAGACTTGGATGCGTTACGATctatgaaattttttgtttgtaACAGTCACTTTACGGAGGACTGCTATCTCAGCAAAGGTACTTTGAAGGAAAATGCAGTCCCTTCGCCACATTGGAGTAACATTTCGAGAATGCTAAAGACAGCGAAAGCACGGCGA AAAGTTCAATTAAACGGCCAAGAGAATTGTACAGAGGAAGCGTCGATGTATCCGGTTCTGGAGAAAAATTGTCCGTTTGAATTTGAAGTAGATCAGTGGTGTAGAACTTGCGCTACTAAGAAGCAGAACCTCGTAAGTATGACGACCAAGGGAAAGGGCACGGAGATGAGCCTTCTATCGAAATTGAAACTTTTGATAGAAATTGACGACGAGGATGCGTTACCGACAAAGATGTGCGACGAGTGTGTCGACAAGCTAGAACAATCTTTCAAGTTTTTTCAACAAATTTACATAGCGGACAATACTTTGCGTCATGTATTTCCAAATACACGATTAAACAGCATGCCCAGAAAACCTTTACATACGCTCGGTGAGCACATGAGAAAAGAACAAACGGAAAAAATAAAAGAGAAGAAAGAggcatcggagcaacaagattgTGTACCAAGAGTTACGCGCGGTGGTTTCTTCCGGCGTGGACGAGGTAGACCTCGTACTCGAGGATATGCCGGGAGAGCACGATCGAGGCATAGACAGAGTCAAATTACATTGCCGATTTCCAATCATAGTCGGGAGAATAATACGGTTGAAAATTCGCTTTACGATTATAGCGTAAAGGAACCGGTGAGAGAAAAGAACAAGTACCGAAACGAGGATATACCGGTGCTCGAGGAACAAAGGCAAGGTGGCACGGTGTTTTCGTTACTTACAGACACGTGTCATAGCGACGAAGAACTCGATTGGTCGGATGTGATAAAATTGATGAACCGTCAAGAGTATAAAGATTCCAAGGAAAATGACAAGTTTATTCGAGTCGAGGAGAAATTGGAAAGAAAGGTAGAAACGGATACAGCTAAGGCGgaaacaacagcaacaacaaaaaCGACGACGAAGACTGAGAGAGAGACCGAGGtagaaacgaaacgaaatattaaaaaaaaaagcatcGTTAAGATAGAGAGAACGGTTCGAAACTATGGGAATACGACAAAGGAGTACAAAGCTCGATGTATACGTTGCAAATTTTGTAACGAGGCGTTCCAGTTTAGGCGTCAGTTGGAAATCCATTTAGTAAGCAAACACTCGCAATTGTCTGGGTACACGTGCACGGATTGTTTGGCCTGTTACGAGAACGAATCTCTACTTTCGAAGCATCGTGCTATGCGTCACGGACAACGGAGATATCGTTGCGAACATTGTCAAGAAGAATTTATCGAGAAAAGAGTACTGAGAGAGCATGTGAACGAATGTCAATCACACGATACGTCGTATTATTTTTGCGAATTATGTAGCGTAACGTTTGTTTCGAAGCAAATTCTCGTAGAACATATGAAAAGTCATCCTGAAAGCTCGATCGCGTCGTTGGAATCGGATCTAGGGGACTCGAAAACAATCGACAACTCGTCAATTTTATCTTCAAAGGTCGTACAAGTGAAACAAGAGCGAGAGTGTTGCTCCGTTACAGTCGCACCTTCGAACGTTGTTGCAACATTGGAGTCTAATCCGAGGGGAGAGAATAGTACAAGTTTAAATAGTACATTCGAAACGAATACGAGGCAACAGGAACAGAAggacgaaaaattcgaaaactgtCCAGATTGTAACGAAAAAGTGGACAAGACGGTAGAACCGAGTATTCATCGAATACGTTGTAACTCGGCAAAGAGGAAAGATACGACGTGCCTTCTTTGCGACAAGTGTTTTTCTTCGGTCGATGAATACGAACGTCACGTGCTCGATCATTGTAAACGACTAAGAGTGTCACCGTGA